The following is a genomic window from Kogia breviceps isolate mKogBre1 chromosome 4, mKogBre1 haplotype 1, whole genome shotgun sequence.
ttcaatattaatttttcagaCACGTGAAGTCTGTCTACACACATTCAGAGGTTTTCCTTGTCTTTATCTAAATCAGTCAAGTCTCTTCTCACAaatgagaaatattaaataaatggctGCTTTCATAAAATAAAGAAGTGACTAGCAGAAATAATCTGCAACTTCTGTGAACAAGCTTTTCTTTAGTGTCTAAAATAATAAACACCACTTACAGGCCACGGACTCCGTGCCGTGAGTTTTACAGATCGGTCCCCAGCCCCCTATTCAGCGTATCATTATCCCAACGACACGGATGCTCAGGAAACCAAGGGAGAGCCTCTTGTCCAAGGTCCCTGATGATGAGGAagcaggatctgaacccaggtctgGCTTACACCAAAGCTCAGGATTGTTTATTTTACTATTAAATCCATACCAACTACTCCACTATACCTTGTGTCTTCTCTGACTACCACAGTTCATCATATCTGAGATTCTGTCTATGGTGGGTGACATACAACTACATCATGAAGTACAGCACTGCCAATTACAGTGATAAGACACCATCAACTGGAAGGTACATCGCAATTTCAGACATGTTAAAATgtgtatttacacacacacatttacacacacatacccagCTTAGATTCAACAAAATACAGTAATCCACTAACTCTGGAACAAATTATTCCTAATAagtgttataaaatataaatactgggcttctctggtggagcagtggttaagaatccacctgccaatgcaggggacatgggtttgatccctggtccgggaagatcccacatgccacggggcaactaagcccctgagctgcaactactgagcctgtgctctagagcccgcgagccacaactactgagcctgcctgctgcaactactgaagcccgcgtgcctagagcccatgctccacaacaagaaaagccaccgcaatgagaagcccacgcatcacaacgaagagtagcccccgctcgccacaactagagaaaagcctgtgtgcagcaatgaagacccaacacagacaaaaattaataaataacttaattaaatttttaaaaaatttatatatatatataaaaatacctcTCTAAATcctttagaaaattaattttgacctaaatacagaaaaaaagagataaatctcAAGTGTGAATAAAGTTACAGGAAATTGCAAACATTTACAAATGCATTCcctctttttaaattgtttcttctCATCTGTGGCATTAAAGCATGCTCTTTATAATGTGAAGAGCTGCTGACATCTCTCCCATCCATCAACATGACCACAGCTCATCCATATTTTCACTCACCTGAGTGCATGAAAAGCAGTAAGCACATTTGTTTTGAACACACCATGAAAGGGGCTTTAAATCTACCTGCTGTCCTCAACGtgtttattttctccaaaagTTAAGGAAAGCAATAATAATTTCTCATTCCATAACAAGGAAAAATATACTCTTTGCTGAAGACACAGCCTTAAGTCTCCATAAAATCAAAGACCCCCAACACTTCAGAAAACTCTCTGGATAAAGTTTATATTTGAATGACCAACTGGAAATGCGTGGATCTTCAGGGCCTTTTCTTACTTCTCCTGAGAGAACTGGCATCATAAGCCCACACGGTGTCTATCCCCTCCCCAGTGACCCGGGCCGGGGTCCAGTGTGGGAAGGGGAACCGGCAAGCAATGACTCTAGCCTCGTCCTCAAGTTCAAGCTCAAGCTTCTTCTCCAACTGCAGCATCTGTGGAGAACAACAGCCATCATTTCAGTGAGCGGGTAGTTGGAGGAAATGATTTCTCAGTGTCCTTTTGTATCTGCATCCCTGAAAAAAACCTGTGCAAAACTGCCGACTGTAAAAAGatcactcctgggcataaataCATCATCAAATAATCCATTAAAATACAGAAGTCACATGAACAACAGTTACAAGAATATTCTAGTATCAATTATAAAATTTCCCATTTATAGCAGATGTGTATCACAGAGTTCCACTTTCCTGACTAAAATCATGATGCGGCAGTAATTAATGTGAGAAGTGGCCTTAAATTATTTACCTACCTAAACATTTCAATCTACCCTGTCTCAATTACTTAtctttttccacatttttaacaTGTCTGAAATCAGGATACATCTTACAATTGATATTGTCTTAGAATTATAAttggcaacattttttttctttcccaacagCAACAGTACATCTTAAAATCAACAGCACCTAAAATCAACAAAAAATGGTATAATTAGACCatgaaaaaatacacacattcttgaaatatgatgaaatatttcatagtttttaaaaatgcatcaatACACTGACGGTTAATTTCCTGATCATCAACAtaacttataaaaaataaaatcctcatCACTTTTGCGTAATTTTATTACTAATCTATCTGTGAAGGAGGAGTTTTACTGCTTTCTAAGAGTACTGACATTGTAATTATGTCAGCAAATTAACAGCTgcttaaaattttatcttcagGTCCTAAAATTATATTACCACCTTCACCTCCTAAAGACAGCTTTTCtactttattcctttaatttgttattctggaataatttcaaatttatagaaaagttgcaagaatagagCAAAGAACTCCTGTATTCCTTTACCCAGGTTCACCAATTTTTAAGTTTGTCTTAttgctctcttcccctctctctgaACATTTTTTCTAAACCACTTGAGAACAGGTTGCATACAACATGGCCCTTTACTCGTTGGTACTTCGGTGAGACCCAGCGCAATTATCAAATTCAGGAGATTTAAGATCGCATTCCAGTAATAATAATTCCAATAGCATCCCAATTTTGTCAAATGTCCCAGTAATGTCCTTCACATTGTCCCACAGCTGGGCTCCCACACTGCATGGAGCTGCAATGGTTCCTCAGCCTCCTTTAGTCTCTCACGACAATAACCTCTTTTAAGGACACAGGCCAGTTATGAACCGGGCGTCCCTCTGACGCGCGCTCATGGTGACTTGCTGCGTGCCTCCTTGGCAACGGCCCACGAGCGGGGCTCCGCGGTCCCGAGGCCACGGGGTCCTCCTGCTTTGAGGGTGACATACCACTCGGTCAAGGAACCTTCTGGTGTCTCCAGTGTGGTTACTACTGCTCCTTTACAATGGGTAAGCAATTGCGGGAAGATGCGTATGTCCTGTTACTCGTCCAGATGCCCCCACTCAATGCAGGATTCCTGATGATTCTGCCTGAGTCAAGTTTTACTGTAAGGATTGCAAGTGGCAATTTGCTAATTCCATCCTTCCTCCCAGATCGACAGTCAAAACGTCCAGGAATAGCTTTCCCCTCTATCTCTCCATCACTGTAAGTGTGAACTCCTGGATTCTCACTTCATTCAATGGGCTACAACCCGCCATCGTCCTTGTTTATTCTAGCACACAAACTGTCCCAGCTTGGCCACTGGGAACTCCCTCAAGCTGGCTTCTCTCTCCTGTGGATGTGCCCCATCAAACGTTCGGAGCACCTCCTGCTACTTGGGCCCAACAAAATGTTCCAGGCTTCTGTATCTTCCCCTCCTCAGCCCTGGGATCAGCCATTTCTCAAACATTCCTGGTTCCTCTGAGTGAGAaatgatatttagaaaccaagatctgagcaAAACCTACTCCCTTTAAAAGTAATCAATTAAATCAAGATGAACAAATCAATAGGGCTTCTAGGAAGATTTTATTCCTCACCTATATATCTTTAAAGAAAGGTTTGGAAAAACTCCTCTACATGACCTATGGCTGCAGTCAGCCAGAATTATGATTCTTCATTAGAATCAATACCAAGATAACAAAGAATAAATTCCATTAAGGATGGaatatttccattcttttaacaGCTAGTAAaagattgcttttttaaaaaataaaagaaggaaaagttttgttccttgaagaaaaaaattaaataagcaaagaaaaggacaatacttttttttcccaaatatcagACGTTTCTTATGGTAATTTTATTCACAGAAAGGATGATTATAAATTTATTCACATTACcattcttcttctctcttttacAGATCTTTTATTTCCAAATGACTGTCATGTGCTAAGTCAAGATAAACCTACAAATGAAAGGCACTATTTCAATCACAAGAAATTAACTGACTAAATTACACATAAATATGCAACAAACCTTCGATATCATACACAAAGAGAAGCCGGGATGTGCCATGTCCGcctaatgaaattcaaaattattcATACAATTACACGTTTCAAAGTGACACGAACTCATCGTATTCTAATTACATCTTCAAAACTTTAAACATAAGCTAAAACCAGCTCAAAGGCGTAAGATACATTAGCGAAATGCACCCGCAGCTCCAAGCAGCTTGGTCACTCTTCCCTGGGACGGGCTTCTCTCGGCTTCTGGAGtaacccacacacacacccgctctccccctcccctccccgcccctcccctccccctccaccgcCTTCTCCTCTGGAGTCCTTTGCTGGGGGCCAGGGCTCAGGCCTTACACGGCTCTGGCCCCCCTCCCCAGGTGACCTCGGCCACTCCTCACTTCAACTCCTGGCACTAATGCCCCACGAGCGCTTCCTCCCGCGCCCCAGACTCCTGGCGTCCACTGCCGCCCACCTGACCTACCCACACGCATCCCAGACTGCACAGGCCACGTGGAATTCCTGGTCTCCCCTCTCACCCCTGAGCACTCTGCCTGCACCTTTCCGGGCTCAGCAAACTCCAGCAGCTCAGGCCAAACACCTCGGGGCACCCCGGGCTCCTCCCTCCCTCATGCCCCCAACTGGATCTGCCTGCTCACCCTGTCCGTTCTCTCCTCACGAGGCATTACGACGCGTCCGGAATTGGAGCACCTCTCACCAGCTGCTCCATGGACGACCGGATACCTGCCAGAGCTCAGACCCcatcccctgcccacccccccgcCGTCTGCTCCCCATGGCAGCCTGTGTCCTTCCCGTCCAACCCCCGTCTCCTCTCGGACCTCACCTCTCCCCGCCCACCTCCCCGCTGCTCCTGGCACCTGCAGGCACACACCCCTCGGCGCCTTTGCCTTCGCAGTGGCTGTTCCTCTGCCTGGACCGCTCTTCCCGACCACCCGGCCACACGGCTCCCCCCTCGCCTCCACGGGTCCCCTTTTCAGGACAGTCTCTGCCCCGTCCCTCTCTCGCTTCAGTTAGCCCCACGACACTGACCCCCTTTTATTGTCAGTACACAGACATCTCACTGAATATCTGCTCTCCCCACTAGCACATAAATACCTTGGGGCggggatgtttttctttttcatccacTGAAGTATTCCAAGGGAGCAGAACAGGGTCTGATGCTTAGTGGGCCCTGAATAAACACTTGCTGGATGAATGATAAATGATTCGGTCATGAATCATGTTTCTTGATCAGAACATGATGATAGTATTTTCATTCATCAAGTCATAACAGGATTCGTAACTAAAATTAAAGGAGTCATCCTTTGAAGTTATGAAACTTAACAGCCCACTGGAAGAGCGTACTTAATGGGTATGTTTATACGATATTCATCCTTTCGTTTGACACACGTTTCCTGGGCCATCACTGGGCCGGGTGCTGCGGAGCCGGAGGTCTGGCGGCGAGGACGACAGGCCCGCCCTGCTCCTGCGCAGTGCCCGTGGCCGACAGCACCAAAGCCATGGCACAAGGAGGCGTGCGGCCATGTGTcctcagagagaggagagggctcTGGAAGTCGGGGGTGTTGGGGCTTGTCTCACAGGGCGATCAGGGACGGCTCCTCGAAGGAAAAGGCATCCGACCTGCGAGTGCTGAGCAGACGCTCCCTAACCAGGCCCAGACCTGGGGGCACTGAAGTCAGAGGGAAGGACACAGCCCCACACAGTGCGGTTTAAGGGCCAAGAGAAGGATGGAGCTGGTGCGCAGAGGGCTGGCGGGAGCAGGACCACTCGGGCCACGTGGAGGGCCAGGCCTTACCCTCACTGCTTCCAAGTAGCAAGAAGTCACAGACGGGTTTTCAACAGGGACACAAGCCATCTGCCCCACAACCCGGAAAGACACTCTCGGGGAACGAGCTTGTGTTCGGTGCGGCTCTTTACCGTCCTAGCGCTGGCCTGACAGGTCCCCTGGCGCCCTCACTCCTGCCACGCCGGACGCACATACCCAGGGTGAAAGGTCAGGGCCGCTCTCATCCGAGCCACCACTGCACAGAGCTGCTGGGAAGCACCAGCCCGGTACCAGGAGCAGACTGCGGCTGTGTTAACACCAGGGGCCCCACCTCTGAAGCTCCCTCAGCGTCCTCCGGCTTCTCACGGACTACGTGTGCTTCAGTTGCCATCGGAAACCTTTCCTGCCGTGCTGGCTTTGTCCAGCCACCGAGCCCCTGCCAGGAAACTGGCCAGGGAAATGCATTCTATTAACAGAAAATGGCATGATGGGGCCCAGACGGGTTGAAGAACTTTCCAGCGCTCACACGACCCGCAGAGGGCCGAGCCGGCCCCGAGTCCCCGGGGAGCACTCCCCGCCGCTCGCTGCCTCCTCGTAGGCAAAGCGTGACAAGGGGGAAAGCAGGGCCCTCCACCCGGAAACCGGGGCCCCCAGACCCACAGAAGCCATCTGGGCCCTGCACCCCGATCGATCCCCCTGCACGGAAGACTCCAAGTTGGCCGAACCCCTCTCATCCCAGGGAAAGTGGGTGCTCCATGTATTTCACCTGCTCCCTTTTTCTGGGAACAGTGAAATGCTGCGAGTTCCTTGTTTAAGATTTCTCTGTGTACAGAAGAACGGACAATGATCGTTAACAGTATTCATCAAAATAACAGACTCTTATTTCCCCTGAGTGAACAGTTCCCAAAACTGACTACAAACGTGGTTAGAAGCACAAGGAACTAGAGCCCAGCAAAGGTCACTGCTGCCCCCACCGGGACacagctgctgcagccaccatggGGCCTCTCGAGACAGGGAGGAATAAATATCAGCTTTCTATTTTTAGAAAGTACAGATACCAAATTAAAGTTATTTGCCCCAAAATGCTAACTGTTCCAAAAGAATGCCCAAACTTCACAATAAGTAGGAAATAACCATCAAATTCCATAGCAATTCTATGATCctaaatagtttttttcttttctttttctttttttaataaccaGGGATCATGCCTTTCTAcctcttttcatttctataatgGAAGTGTAGATGCGGAGGTTTCATCGTAATTTTAGGCTTGCTAAGAATTACGAACATATAAACTCCTGTCAATTTCAAGAATATCTAACAAAAGCACTTCTaaatagactttttaaagaaaatggcaTTGCACTGAAAGTCCGAATAGTAAGACAAAACTTCTCCAGCGTTGAGACATCTTAAACAAAAATTAAGGTATGAATAAGAAggcagaacaacaaaaaaagtaaatttcttttttttaaattaaaaaccatATCAGTCATACAGTGGCATTTCATCAAACATCCAATTTTAGCAAGATTATTATGGCTacaattatatattttgaaaagtgaaGGGGGATTTCTTACTATGGTCTGTAAACCAACAATTACAATGAAAGCATCCCATTCTGGTCACCTTTCCAAAGGCTAAATTTAGGGTCACTTTCAGTCTGATGCTGCAGCATTTTCACTTGTGAAGTACAGAGTCAGAGTTCAATACAAATCAGTCAACTGAGGTCAACCGAAACTAGTCAACGCTCATCCATCCTGAAAATCATCTCACTGCAAAATCCAAGGAACGATCAACTCAAAGGGAACATCCCCTTAACTTTCCCAAGTGATTTCAGCAGAATGTAAGTGAGCGAACGTGAAAATATCCACCCATATTAGACACCAGGAGCTCATAAAGCAGTTTTCGGACTGGAATTTTCAGGGCTTAGGTAGATCATTGAGACCTTTATCTGAAGCAAAAGTTTTAAACTACAAGACTGGATCTTTTATGATTAATCTTCTAGGGCCCTGAAGTACTTTGTTAAACCAATGATCTAAAAGCCGATGTTCCCTCAGAATCTCGGGAGGCTGTCATTTTGCACATGGGGGAGCAGGCCAGAGAGAGGTGGTCTGTTCGCGTTGGAAGCCCCCTCACAACCTAGAACCAAACGCGCAGGGGGCAGGAGGGTGCATACTCACCATCTGGGGCACACCGAAGATGACAACATTTGAGTACTGCGAAAAAGTGACCTGAAGGGGAGGGAGAAAACAATTCTCAGATTAATGTTTGAAAGCCAAACATGAGCTtaagttttatttcaaaatgagtAGCAATTTCCCATTTCACCCAACAGTGGGTTTTCACAAAGAGTGGCCCTTTATAAGATTTTCCACGTTCACACTTTCGCCTGTGTTAGTTCACCTGTTACAGTTCTCCCAAAGTTTCCCGTAAGTTATCTCATCTCATCTTCACAGCCACTCCATGCAGGGCCGCCCAGGGCCAAGGGTCAGAAAGGCAGTGACTCACCCAGTGACCTCCGGTGCTCAAGCAGGTAGCCCgggccctctgcacccctggcCCACTTTCTACTCCACTCTCTACCAAACGAGCTTAGCAAGAGCTCAAGGGATTCCAGAACCACCTGTTTTTCCTGTTGAGCCATCCTTAGAATTCTAGTCCCCCTCCTCTTCTCTAAAATACTAAGTAAAAAATGCAATGAAATGGTCTTTAGTTGGAAACCTGGGGGGGAAAAGTGCTTCGCCGGTCAAAATTCTTAGTGcccaataaaagttttatttactcTATGGAGAGATCATTTACGTATATACAGAATAAAAACAATGCAAGCAAAATTCGAGTGAATTTTTATAAGCTACTGATGACAATATTACAATGGGAAATTCTTATTTAAGAAAAGCATTTTATGGAGCATCCCTAAGGAAAATTACAGGGCACTTTTTAGAGAAAAAGTAAACTTGGAAATATCTTGTGCTTTATGAAGACATGAAGGAACCATGACAGCATGGTTGGTGGATCCCTTCTTTTCTCCTGCACCATCTGTCTTTCTCTaggtatgtatacacatacacacactcacacacatacacacactcaacacacatacactcacacacacctacacacactctcacacacataaACCACACACGTAtaccacacatatacacacatatacaaacacacatgtacacaactcacacataaatatacattcacagacacagtcacacacatacacgcacatagtctcacacacatacacaaacacacactcacacataaacacagacacatacacacaaacacacattcacacacacatacatacacatatacacataaacacacactcacacacccctACTATTTACCAAGAATGACATTAACAAGTTAATGCCTATATTACGATGTATAAGACTTCCAAAAGGGATCAAAATCTTATCACTGCATAATAAATAGAAATGAGAACTTTTTAATtgagtaaataaaatgttaagtatTCACATGACCTATAAGTTATAAACCTGAAGTTTCGACTCTAAAGTAGGGTTGATTTGTAAAATGTATCCATTTAAAAGCTGTTCACACTTCATTATGCTGAAATATATActcatatttcttcttcttttaacatATCTTCAGTTTTCAGTCATACTAATCACAAATTACAAAGTTTGGGGGTGGAGTTTCCTAGCACCATCCTCTGCCTTACTTACCTTCCACAAGTCGGAGATGTAAAATTTGGCCGACGCCTGCACCCCTTCCCGCCGAGCGCAGTATCTGGAGTACCAGACGAGCCAGGGGTTTAATTCATAACCCACAGCTGTGAATCCTTCCTTTGCAGCTGCTATTACCTGTGGGGAGAGGCCatgttcaaaataagaaaaacatcaacTCACATGGTCAAATGATATGAAAACTTCCTATTTATGGTCTATAATCATAAAACATCCAACCGAAAGGTGTTTGTTCAAGACACCATTTAAAGGTGGAGCCCTGAAGTTACAATAGCCTGGTGGACAACGTAATGCCCGTCCATTtaaactcagttttcttatttctctgtcaAAGACTTCACCTTGAGCATGGGAACAGCCAGGCTTGCTTTGGACAGCTGCCTAATTCATTCTGGGCTGGCGCAGCCCGGGGGGCTGACAACAGGTTTCTGAAAACCGGCCTTGTCCTTCCCACGCTGACGCCACAGCGGCCGGCGAACTGAGCGAGCCTGGAGACCGTTTTGTGAACTGGCCGTAACATGCAATGAGAGCGGCCGGTCAGTGAGGAACCTGCCATTAATTACCCACTTCCTCGGTATTTAAAGATGGTTCGCTCAACATCAGCAACAggtaaaaagcaaaatggaacGAGTCAGAATAAAGTCAAGTGCCGAATGCCCCCGGCCTCCAAAGGTGAGAGGGacggtgggctgggctggggtctcTGCTCACCCTGTTTTGCCACCACTGTTCAAGGGAGCAGCCCTGAAGGAACTGTCCCATCTACGGCAATTTCCCAAGTAACTACAGCGTCGCCCCTTTGCCATTTTCTTAGAAACCAGAAAGAGACCATCCAGAGATGTCAAGCGTTcatatctggatttttttttttttttttttttttgcggtatgcgggcctctcactgttgtggcctc
Proteins encoded in this region:
- the ATPSCKMT gene encoding ATP synthase subunit C lysine N-methyltransferase isoform X1, whose amino-acid sequence is MEGGGTPPETLKEERQSGCVPPASLEGNSLKKSSWGFLFTGLVGGTLVAVYAVATPFITPALRRICLPFVPATAKQIENVVKMLRCRRGPLVDIGSGDGRIVIAAAKEGFTAVGYELNPWLVWYSRYCARREGVQASAKFYISDLWKVTFSQYSNVVIFGVPQMMLQLEKKLELELEDEARVIACRFPFPHWTPARVTGEGIDTVWAYDASSLRRSKKRP